One window of the Paraburkholderia sp. PGU19 genome contains the following:
- a CDS encoding GDP-mannose 4,6-dehydratase — MRHPSQPVIHRVLITGASGFTGAYVREELADAGYEVIGTTASDPQAGERALDITSLPDCRRLIGELKPEFIVHLAAISFVAHDDPLEMYNVNVIGTTNLLQACVDVGHEPRKILIASSANIYGNVEGVVDEDAPAAPVNHYAASKLAMEHLVRTWFDRLPIVVTRPFNYTGRGQSERFLVPKIVSHFVRRRPFIELGNINVARDFSDVRMVSRAYRALLEAPVAGETLNVCSGSPRTLTDIIDIVREASGHDLEIRVNPAFVRQNEVKVLVGSAKRLNRVVPDMPAIGIEDTIDWMLSLA; from the coding sequence TTGCGGCATCCGTCTCAGCCAGTCATCCACCGCGTTCTCATCACGGGAGCGAGCGGTTTCACTGGTGCCTACGTGCGCGAAGAACTCGCCGACGCGGGCTATGAGGTCATCGGCACGACGGCGAGCGATCCGCAGGCCGGTGAGCGCGCGCTCGACATCACGTCGCTGCCGGATTGCCGCCGCCTGATCGGCGAGCTGAAGCCCGAATTCATCGTGCATCTGGCGGCGATCAGCTTCGTCGCGCATGACGATCCGTTGGAAATGTACAACGTCAACGTGATCGGGACGACGAACCTGCTGCAGGCGTGCGTCGACGTCGGGCACGAGCCGCGCAAGATCCTGATTGCGAGCAGCGCGAACATCTACGGCAACGTGGAAGGCGTCGTCGACGAAGATGCGCCGGCCGCGCCTGTGAATCACTACGCCGCGAGCAAACTGGCGATGGAGCACCTGGTGCGGACGTGGTTCGACCGGCTACCGATCGTTGTCACGCGGCCTTTCAATTACACGGGGCGCGGGCAGTCCGAGCGTTTCCTGGTTCCGAAAATCGTTTCCCATTTTGTGCGGCGCCGACCGTTTATCGAGTTGGGAAATATCAACGTTGCGCGGGATTTTTCGGATGTGCGGATGGTGTCACGGGCGTATCGGGCGCTGCTCGAAGCCCCTGTCGCGGGTGAAACGCTCAATGTGTGCAGCGGCAGTCCGCGAACCCTCACCGACATCATCGATATCGTGCGCGAGGCGTCCGGCCACGATCTGGAAATTCGCGTAAATCCCGCCTTCGTCCGTCAAAATGAAGTAAAGGTGCTGGTAGGTTCGGCGAAAAGGCTGAATCGTGTCGTCCCCGACATGCCGGCCATCGGCATTGAAGACACCATTGACTGGATGCTTTCTCTCGCCTGA
- a CDS encoding symmetrical bis(5'-nucleosyl)-tetraphosphatase codes for MTVSTSSPPLAFGDLQGCRTQFQQLLAKAAPPADAPLWFAGDLINRGGESLATLRDIIALGNRAVPVLGNHDLHLLSVSAGIRKSKKGDTIDEILAAPDAGDLLHWIRHRPLVHYENGMLLVHAGVLPQWDVDLTLELADELQRALRAPNWKETLAGLYGNEPNRWKPGLKGIDRLRLTCTALTRMRFCDADGVMDFSSSGGINSAPSGFMPWFDVPWRKTEDITVVFGHWAALGLMVRDNLIGLDSGCVWGEQLSAVRLAQSPAERTVTQVECEGCRAVA; via the coding sequence ATGACCGTTTCCACCAGCTCCCCTCCTCTCGCTTTCGGCGATCTGCAGGGCTGCCGTACCCAGTTCCAGCAACTTCTCGCGAAGGCCGCGCCGCCCGCCGATGCACCGCTCTGGTTCGCGGGCGACCTGATCAATCGCGGCGGCGAGTCGCTTGCGACGCTGCGCGACATCATCGCGCTCGGCAATCGCGCAGTGCCCGTGCTGGGCAATCACGACCTGCATCTGCTGTCGGTGTCGGCGGGAATCAGAAAGTCCAAGAAAGGCGACACGATCGATGAGATCCTTGCCGCGCCCGACGCCGGAGATCTGCTGCACTGGATTCGCCATCGTCCGCTCGTGCATTACGAGAACGGCATGCTGCTCGTGCACGCGGGCGTGCTGCCTCAATGGGACGTCGATCTGACACTGGAACTCGCCGACGAGCTGCAACGCGCATTGCGCGCGCCGAACTGGAAAGAGACGCTCGCGGGCCTTTACGGCAACGAACCGAACCGCTGGAAGCCGGGCCTCAAGGGCATCGACCGGTTGCGCCTGACGTGCACCGCGCTCACGCGGATGCGCTTTTGCGATGCCGATGGCGTGATGGACTTCTCCTCGAGCGGCGGCATCAATTCCGCGCCGTCGGGTTTCATGCCGTGGTTCGACGTGCCGTGGCGCAAGACCGAAGACATTACGGTCGTCTTCGGACATTGGGCCGCGCTCGGTCTGATGGTCCGCGACAATCTGATTGGACTCGATTCGGGCTGCGTGTGGGGCGAGCAGTTGTCGGCAGTCCGGCTGGCGCAGTCGCCCGCCGAACGCACGGTCACACAGGTGGAATGCGAAGGCTGCCGCGCCGTTGCATGA
- a CDS encoding lysophospholipid acyltransferase family protein translates to MKLAFRKIRLVVHLLHGMWVVWTRFPRGSAQQRLELNRAWSLRMLQLCGMRLVVHNDGARLDEGVLVVANHISWIDIYVINAWRPTPFVSKAEIRKWPVVGWLAQQLGTVFIQREKRSDAKRIMHELAERLNAGELMCVFPEGTTSDGVQLLPFHANMFQAAVSASRPVQPVCMMYEDAQGRQSTAPAYIGELSLGESLDALLRAGPLTAHVYVGAPLAPGADRRLLAAEAQASVGAALAALQDPEARRSGQIADRTQQFIDAAAAAENPQEPLADPDVDMTRHA, encoded by the coding sequence ATGAAGCTCGCGTTTCGCAAGATTCGACTGGTCGTGCATCTGCTTCACGGTATGTGGGTCGTCTGGACGCGCTTTCCGCGGGGAAGCGCCCAGCAGCGTCTGGAACTGAACCGTGCGTGGTCGCTGCGCATGCTGCAGTTGTGCGGCATGCGCCTCGTCGTGCATAACGACGGCGCGCGGCTCGACGAAGGCGTGCTGGTCGTGGCGAACCACATTTCGTGGATCGATATTTACGTGATCAACGCGTGGCGTCCGACGCCGTTCGTGTCGAAGGCGGAGATCCGCAAGTGGCCGGTGGTCGGTTGGCTCGCGCAGCAGCTGGGTACCGTGTTCATTCAGCGTGAGAAGCGTAGCGACGCGAAACGCATCATGCATGAACTCGCCGAGCGGTTGAACGCGGGTGAACTGATGTGCGTTTTTCCGGAAGGCACGACGTCCGACGGCGTTCAACTGCTGCCGTTTCACGCGAACATGTTTCAGGCGGCGGTTTCCGCGTCGCGGCCGGTGCAGCCCGTGTGCATGATGTACGAGGATGCGCAGGGCCGGCAGTCGACGGCGCCGGCGTATATCGGCGAGCTGTCGCTTGGCGAGTCGCTCGATGCGCTGTTGCGCGCTGGTCCGCTCACGGCGCATGTGTATGTCGGCGCGCCGCTCGCGCCCGGCGCTGATCGGCGTTTGCTGGCGGCCGAGGCGCAGGCTTCCGTGGGCGCGGCGCTCGCCGCGCTGCAGGATCCCGAGGCGCGCCGCTCCGGCCAGATCGCGGACCGGACGCAGCAGTTCATCGATGCCGCAGCTGCAGCTGAAAATCCGCAAGAGCCGCTGGCCGATCCGGACGTCGACATGACGCGCCACGCATAG
- a CDS encoding dihydroorotase → MKIHIQGGTLIDPVAGTEQQQDVFIAAGKIVALGNAPSDFNAARTIDAKGLYVAPGFVDLSARLREPGFEHKATLESEMAAALAGGVTSLVCPPDTDPVLDEPGLVEMLKFRARNLNRAHVYPLGALTVGLKGQVITEMVELTESGCIGFSQADTPVVDTQVLLRALQYANTYGYTVWLRPQDAYLAKGGVAASGPLASRLGLSGVPVSAETIALHTIFELVRVTGARVHLSHLSSAAGVELMRAAKAEGLPVTCDVTINHVHLIDIDIGYFDAQFRLDPPLRSQRDREAIRAGLLDGTIDAICSDHTPVDDDEKLLPFAEATPGATGLELLLSLTLKWAYEAGVSLAKALNRITAAPAGVLKLPAGRIEAGGTADLCVFDRDAHWRVEPRALKSQGHNTPFLGYELPARVRATVVSGQVAFEQR, encoded by the coding sequence ATGAAGATTCACATTCAAGGCGGCACGCTGATCGATCCGGTAGCGGGCACCGAGCAGCAACAGGACGTATTCATCGCGGCGGGCAAGATCGTCGCGCTCGGCAACGCGCCCTCCGATTTCAACGCGGCCAGGACGATCGACGCCAAGGGCCTTTACGTGGCGCCTGGTTTCGTCGATCTGTCGGCGCGGCTGCGCGAGCCCGGCTTCGAGCACAAGGCGACGCTCGAATCGGAGATGGCCGCGGCACTCGCGGGCGGCGTGACGAGCCTGGTCTGTCCGCCCGACACCGATCCCGTGCTCGACGAGCCGGGCCTCGTCGAAATGCTCAAATTCCGTGCGCGGAACCTGAACCGCGCGCACGTGTATCCGCTGGGCGCGCTGACGGTCGGGCTCAAGGGGCAGGTGATCACCGAGATGGTCGAGCTGACGGAATCGGGTTGTATCGGCTTCTCGCAGGCCGATACGCCCGTGGTCGATACACAGGTTTTGCTGCGCGCGCTGCAATACGCGAACACATACGGCTATACGGTATGGCTGCGTCCGCAGGACGCGTATCTCGCGAAGGGCGGCGTTGCGGCGAGCGGTCCGCTCGCGTCGCGTCTCGGTTTATCGGGCGTACCCGTTTCGGCGGAGACGATCGCGTTGCATACGATCTTCGAACTCGTGCGTGTGACGGGCGCGCGTGTGCATCTGTCGCATCTGTCGTCGGCGGCGGGCGTCGAGCTCATGCGCGCGGCGAAAGCGGAAGGCCTGCCCGTGACCTGCGACGTCACGATCAACCATGTGCATCTGATCGATATCGACATCGGCTACTTCGATGCGCAGTTCCGGCTCGATCCGCCGCTGCGTTCCCAACGTGACCGCGAGGCGATTCGCGCGGGTCTGCTGGACGGCACGATCGACGCGATCTGCTCGGACCACACGCCTGTCGACGACGACGAGAAGCTCTTGCCGTTCGCCGAGGCGACGCCGGGGGCGACGGGTCTGGAGTTACTGCTGTCGCTGACGCTCAAGTGGGCCTACGAAGCGGGCGTCTCGCTCGCGAAGGCGCTGAACCGCATCACGGCTGCGCCCGCTGGCGTGTTGAAGCTGCCTGCTGGCCGTATCGAGGCCGGCGGGACGGCCGACCTGTGCGTGTTCGACCGCGACGCTCATTGGCGCGTCGAGCCACGCGCGCTGAAGAGCCAGGGGCACAACACGCCGTTCCTCGGCTACGAGCTGCCGGCCCGCGTGCGCGCGACGGTCGTGTCGGGTCAGGTGGCGTTCGAGCAACGCTGA
- a CDS encoding aspartate carbamoyltransferase catalytic subunit, whose translation MNTPNQVSQGSSDNAASADRFRYGFLKGNPQLTKNGELKHLLTIEGLPRAIVNHILDTAEQFVSVTDREVKKVPLLRGKSVFNLFFENSTRTRTTFEIAAKRLSADVINLNINASSTSKGESLLDTINNLSAMHADMFVVRHASSGAPYLIAEHCAPHVHVINAGDGRHAHPTQGLLDMYTIRHYKKDFTNLRVAIVGDILHSRVARSDIHALTTLGVPEVRAIGPRTLLPGGLEQMGVRVFHNLDEGLKDVDVIIMLRLQNERMSGALLPSAQEYFKSWGLTPERLALAKPDAIVMHPGPMNRGVEIDSQVADGPQSVILNQVTFGIAVRMAVMGIVAGNND comes from the coding sequence ATGAACACGCCCAATCAAGTTTCGCAAGGCTCCTCCGACAACGCCGCGTCAGCGGACCGTTTTCGCTACGGTTTCCTGAAGGGCAATCCGCAGCTCACGAAGAACGGCGAGCTGAAGCATCTGCTGACGATCGAAGGCTTGCCGCGCGCGATCGTCAATCACATTCTCGACACGGCCGAGCAGTTCGTCAGCGTGACCGACCGCGAGGTGAAGAAGGTGCCGCTGTTGCGCGGCAAATCGGTGTTCAACCTGTTCTTCGAAAACTCGACGCGCACGCGCACCACGTTCGAGATCGCCGCGAAACGGCTGTCAGCGGATGTGATCAATCTGAACATCAACGCGTCGTCGACGAGCAAGGGCGAGTCGCTGCTCGACACGATCAACAACCTGTCGGCGATGCATGCCGACATGTTCGTCGTGCGCCATGCGTCAAGCGGCGCGCCGTATCTGATCGCCGAGCATTGCGCGCCGCACGTGCACGTGATCAACGCGGGCGACGGCCGGCACGCGCACCCGACGCAAGGCCTGCTCGACATGTACACGATCCGTCACTACAAGAAGGATTTTACGAATCTGCGCGTGGCGATCGTCGGCGACATTCTGCATTCGCGCGTTGCGCGCTCCGACATTCACGCCCTCACCACGCTCGGCGTGCCGGAAGTGCGCGCGATCGGCCCGCGCACGCTGCTGCCGGGCGGTCTCGAGCAGATGGGCGTGCGCGTGTTCCACAACCTCGACGAAGGGCTGAAGGACGTCGACGTCATCATCATGCTGCGTCTGCAGAACGAGCGGATGAGCGGCGCGTTGCTGCCGTCGGCGCAGGAGTACTTCAAGAGCTGGGGGCTGACGCCCGAGCGTCTCGCGCTCGCGAAGCCCGATGCGATCGTGATGCATCCGGGCCCGATGAATCGCGGCGTCGAAATCGACTCGCAGGTGGCGGACGGACCGCAGTCGGTGATTTTGAATCAGGTGACGTTCGGCATCGCGGTGCGCATGGCGGTGATGGGCATCGTCGCGGGCAACAACGATTGA
- the iscB gene encoding RNA-guided endonuclease IscB codes for MSVFVWDRRGMPLMPCSEKRARLLLARGRARVHKVVPFVIRLTDRLTEDSEFQLLRLKLDPGSKTTGLALVLDKADTTVGVLNLFELVHRGRQISEALMQRRRFRHRRRGANLRYRAPRFYNRARQTGWLAPSLRHRVETTMSWVRRVLRWAAVSAISMELVRFDMQALQSQDIAGVEYQQGALFGYEVREYLLEKWGRRCAYCDAQDVPLQIEHVLAKARGGSNRVSNLTLGCGPCNLKKGGRDVRGFVKDKARLARILARAKTPLRDAAAVNATRWVLLNALRTTDLNVEIGSGGRTKWNRTRLGLPKTHALDAACVGTVHAIFGWQRPTLELKCSGRGSYQRTRLTAYGFPRGYLTRQKRIHGFQTGDRVRATVLTGKKAGTHVGRVAVRAKGNFNIQTPQGVVQGIAHRHCTMMQRADGYAYATVPLKRGKDQGPAQQQGAYRASCCPSPA; via the coding sequence TTGAGCGTATTTGTTTGGGACAGGCGGGGGATGCCGCTGATGCCGTGCTCAGAGAAACGCGCGAGGTTGTTGCTTGCCCGCGGTCGCGCACGCGTGCACAAGGTAGTGCCGTTCGTCATTCGACTGACGGATCGATTGACAGAAGACAGTGAGTTCCAGCTGTTGCGGTTGAAACTCGACCCAGGCAGCAAAACCACCGGATTGGCTCTTGTGCTTGATAAAGCAGACACTACCGTTGGAGTCCTCAATCTGTTCGAGCTAGTTCATCGTGGCCGGCAGATCAGTGAAGCGTTGATGCAGCGAAGGAGGTTTCGGCATCGGCGTCGCGGCGCGAATCTGCGCTACCGTGCACCGCGGTTTTATAACCGGGCGCGCCAGACAGGGTGGCTCGCTCCGAGTCTGCGGCACCGCGTCGAAACCACGATGTCGTGGGTCAGGCGCGTCCTTCGATGGGCGGCCGTTTCGGCGATATCGATGGAACTGGTGCGTTTCGACATGCAGGCGTTGCAAAGCCAGGATATTGCCGGCGTTGAGTACCAGCAAGGCGCACTCTTTGGTTACGAAGTGCGGGAATATCTGCTTGAGAAATGGGGGAGACGGTGTGCTTACTGCGATGCCCAGGATGTGCCGCTGCAAATCGAGCACGTGCTGGCGAAGGCGCGTGGCGGCTCGAATCGTGTATCGAACCTGACGCTGGGATGCGGGCCGTGCAACCTCAAAAAGGGCGGACGCGATGTGCGCGGATTCGTCAAGGACAAGGCACGGCTCGCACGCATTTTAGCGAGAGCAAAGACACCGTTGCGGGACGCAGCCGCTGTCAACGCTACGCGCTGGGTGTTACTAAATGCGCTGAGGACCACGGACCTGAATGTCGAGATCGGTAGCGGCGGACGGACAAAGTGGAATCGTACGCGCCTTGGGCTTCCGAAGACGCACGCACTTGACGCCGCGTGCGTCGGAACAGTCCATGCGATATTCGGCTGGCAACGACCGACGCTGGAGCTCAAGTGCAGCGGTCGCGGTAGTTACCAGCGTACACGTTTGACGGCATATGGTTTTCCGCGTGGTTACCTGACCCGCCAGAAGCGCATCCACGGTTTCCAGACCGGTGACCGTGTCCGGGCCACGGTTCTCACCGGTAAGAAGGCCGGAACGCATGTCGGCCGCGTCGCCGTCCGTGCGAAAGGGAACTTCAACATCCAGACGCCTCAAGGCGTCGTACAGGGCATAGCACACCGTCATTGCACGATGATGCAACGGGCAGATGGCTATGCATATGCTACCGTGCCACTAAAAAGAGGAAAGGATCAGGGACCGGCACAACAGCAAGGCGCGTATCGCGCGTCGTGCTGTCCCTCCCCGGCATGA
- the pyrR gene encoding bifunctional pyr operon transcriptional regulator/uracil phosphoribosyltransferase PyrR yields MSSIDAEALYRALLEQIRAAYGDALGGPDGAVLAGIYSGGAWLAERLAKDLNVQTFGVVNVALHRDDYAKKGLHTQASPTSLPFEVDNRRIVLVDDVLYTGRTVRAALNELYDYGRPASVELAVLADRGGRELPIAARFVGGTTEVPTNSTLVLSRDGHRFTFHTELSGN; encoded by the coding sequence ATGAGTTCCATTGACGCCGAGGCGCTCTATCGCGCCTTGCTCGAACAGATTCGCGCCGCTTACGGCGACGCGCTGGGCGGTCCGGACGGCGCGGTGCTCGCCGGCATCTACAGCGGCGGCGCGTGGCTGGCCGAGCGTCTCGCCAAAGACCTGAACGTGCAGACCTTCGGCGTCGTCAATGTCGCGCTGCATCGCGACGACTACGCGAAGAAAGGCTTGCACACGCAAGCCAGCCCGACCTCGTTGCCGTTCGAAGTCGACAACCGCCGCATCGTGCTCGTCGACGACGTGCTGTACACGGGCCGCACTGTGCGCGCCGCGCTGAACGAATTGTACGACTACGGGCGTCCCGCGTCGGTCGAACTCGCGGTACTTGCCGATCGCGGCGGGCGTGAGTTGCCGATTGCGGCGCGCTTTGTCGGCGGCACGACCGAGGTGCCGACGAATTCGACGCTCGTGCTGTCGCGCGACGGCCATCGTTTCACGTTTCATACGGAGCTGAGCGGAAATTGA
- the ruvX gene encoding Holliday junction resolvase RuvX codes for MSGVAGREATLLAFDYGEKRIGVAVGNSLTRSARPLVVLQNRNREYRFEAVGKLIDEWKPDALVVGLPMHPDGTPHERTQLAKRFGNQLNGRFNLPVTWVDERYSSVEAEAGIRSGSRQAGMLDAEAACIILQQYLDGLSNEFH; via the coding sequence ATGAGCGGTGTGGCCGGACGTGAAGCGACGCTGCTTGCGTTCGACTATGGCGAAAAACGTATCGGTGTTGCCGTCGGCAATTCGCTCACCCGCAGCGCGCGGCCGCTCGTCGTGCTGCAAAACCGCAATCGCGAATATCGCTTCGAAGCCGTCGGCAAGCTGATCGACGAGTGGAAGCCCGACGCGCTCGTCGTCGGCCTGCCGATGCATCCCGATGGCACGCCGCACGAAAGAACCCAGCTCGCCAAGCGCTTCGGCAACCAGCTGAACGGGCGCTTCAATCTGCCTGTCACGTGGGTCGACGAACGCTATTCGTCGGTCGAGGCGGAAGCGGGTATCCGCAGTGGGTCGAGGCAAGCCGGCATGCTCGACGCCGAAGCCGCGTGCATCATTCTTCAGCAATATCTGGACGGACTTTCCAATGAGTTCCATTGA
- a CDS encoding YqgE/AlgH family protein, protein MSKSNDRINLTNQFLIAMPNMADPTFSGTVVYLCDHSERGALGLVINRPTDIDLQALFNRIDLKLEIEPLLHVPVYFGGPVQTERGFVLHDATESTYTSSMQVPGGLEMTTSKDVLEAVASGKGPQRFLLTLGHAGWGAGQLEDEISKNGWLTVQADPKIVFDVPAEERFEAALALLGISSSMLSGEAGHA, encoded by the coding sequence ATGTCCAAGAGTAACGATCGCATCAATCTGACCAACCAGTTCCTGATCGCCATGCCTAACATGGCGGACCCCACGTTTTCAGGAACGGTGGTCTACCTTTGCGATCACAGCGAGCGCGGCGCGCTCGGCCTCGTCATCAACCGGCCGACCGATATCGACCTCCAGGCGCTCTTCAACCGTATCGATCTCAAGCTCGAGATCGAGCCTCTGCTGCATGTCCCCGTGTATTTCGGCGGCCCGGTGCAAACCGAGCGCGGCTTCGTGCTGCACGACGCTACGGAAAGCACCTATACATCGTCGATGCAGGTGCCGGGTGGACTCGAAATGACCACGTCGAAAGACGTGCTCGAAGCCGTCGCGAGCGGCAAGGGTCCGCAGCGTTTTCTGCTGACGCTAGGCCACGCAGGCTGGGGTGCGGGCCAACTGGAAGACGAAATCTCGAAGAACGGCTGGCTCACGGTTCAGGCCGACCCGAAAATCGTCTTCGACGTACCCGCCGAAGAGCGCTTCGAAGCAGCGCTCGCGCTGCTCGGCATTTCTTCTTCGATGCTCTCCGGCGAAGCGGGTCACGCATGA
- a CDS encoding rubredoxin, protein MEYKSWMCLICGWIYDEEAGLPEEGIAPGTRWEDVPINWTCPECGARKEDFEMVQI, encoded by the coding sequence ATGGAATATAAGAGCTGGATGTGCCTGATCTGCGGCTGGATTTACGACGAAGAAGCCGGTCTGCCAGAGGAAGGAATCGCGCCGGGCACGCGCTGGGAAGATGTTCCCATCAATTGGACCTGTCCCGAGTGCGGCGCGCGCAAGGAAGACTTCGAGATGGTGCAGATCTGA
- a CDS encoding hydroxymethylpyrimidine/phosphomethylpyrimidine kinase has translation MASNTPPIVLTFGLSDPTGGAGLQADLMTLASMGCHGVSVLTGYTVRDSASCDEVTGLDPEVVATQARMLLEDMPIAAFKVGAATRAEVVSAIAEVVADYDDIPLILAPDFTLDDEHVLAADELREAIADLLAPQTTLLVADTTALLALAQPDGDAEAPSLDAAISHLLSQGCEYILSTETGTHRLVNTLFSEDGQLRQDMWDRGQQRIMGITDTLGAAIAALLANGQEPAEAVREAQEYLFQAMQAAFRPGMGAYLPDRFFWARSSDDEVPLGGGSDASPGEARH, from the coding sequence ATGGCCAGCAACACCCCTCCGATCGTTCTCACCTTCGGCCTGTCCGACCCGACGGGCGGCGCCGGATTGCAAGCCGACCTGATGACGCTTGCCAGCATGGGTTGCCACGGCGTGTCCGTGCTGACCGGCTACACGGTGCGCGACTCGGCGAGCTGCGACGAAGTGACCGGGCTCGACCCCGAAGTCGTCGCGACCCAGGCGAGGATGCTGCTCGAGGACATGCCCATCGCCGCCTTCAAGGTCGGCGCCGCCACGCGCGCGGAAGTGGTCAGCGCGATCGCCGAAGTGGTCGCCGACTACGACGACATCCCGCTCATCCTCGCGCCTGACTTCACACTCGACGACGAGCATGTGCTCGCCGCCGACGAACTGCGCGAAGCCATCGCCGATCTGCTCGCGCCGCAAACCACGCTGCTCGTCGCGGACACGACTGCCCTGCTCGCGCTCGCGCAGCCGGACGGCGATGCCGAAGCGCCGAGCCTCGACGCCGCGATCTCACATCTGCTGTCGCAAGGTTGCGAATACATCCTGTCGACGGAAACGGGCACGCATCGGCTCGTCAACACGCTCTTCAGCGAAGACGGCCAGTTGCGGCAGGACATGTGGGACCGTGGGCAGCAGCGGATCATGGGCATCACCGATACGCTCGGCGCCGCGATTGCCGCGCTGCTGGCTAACGGCCAGGAACCGGCCGAGGCGGTCCGCGAAGCGCAGGAGTATCTGTTCCAGGCGATGCAGGCCGCGTTTCGGCCGGGAATGGGGGCTTATCTTCCGGATCGCTTTTTCTGGGCGAGAAGCAGTGATGATGAGGTGCCGCTGGGCGGCGGGTCGGACGCGTCGCCGGGCGAGGCGCGCCATTGA
- the ltrA gene encoding group II intron reverse transcriptase/maturase, which yields MQFALTVPSALDRLVQQAVLQVLQRQWDPTFSDSSYGFRPGRSAHQAVARAQGYIQAGHGWVVDLDLAQFFDRVNHDILMSRVASRISDKRLLKLIRAFLTAGVLENGLVGATDEGTPQGGPLSPLLSNLMLDDLDKLLEQRGLRFVRYADDCNVYVCSERAGQRVMAGLKAFLTGRLKLKVNEAKSAVARPRTRKFLGFTFSGGDRAKRRIAPKALARFKERIRELTQRKRGISIEQLMERLKRYLTGWRGYFGFCETPSTLQRLDEWVRRRVRCIFWQQWGNSRNRFRELTGRGIDRELAAQTVGSPHAAWRLSHSPALQRALTNRYLGSLGLPSLRL from the coding sequence GTGCAGTTCGCGCTGACCGTCCCCTCTGCGCTCGACAGGCTCGTCCAGCAGGCGGTGTTGCAGGTGCTGCAAAGGCAGTGGGACCCGACGTTCTCGGACTCCAGTTATGGCTTCCGTCCGGGACGCTCGGCGCATCAGGCCGTGGCGCGTGCGCAGGGCTACATCCAGGCTGGACATGGCTGGGTGGTAGACCTGGATCTGGCGCAATTCTTTGACCGCGTGAACCACGATATCCTGATGTCCCGGGTGGCCAGCCGGATTAGCGACAAGCGTTTGCTGAAGCTGATCCGCGCCTTCCTGACGGCGGGTGTGCTGGAGAACGGGCTGGTTGGTGCAACGGATGAGGGCACGCCCCAGGGCGGTCCGCTGTCACCGTTATTATCCAATCTGATGCTCGACGATCTTGACAAGCTGCTTGAGCAACGCGGACTGCGGTTCGTGAGGTACGCCGACGATTGCAACGTCTACGTATGCAGCGAACGTGCCGGCCAGCGGGTGATGGCAGGGCTGAAGGCCTTCCTCACCGGCAGGTTGAAGCTGAAGGTCAATGAAGCGAAGAGCGCGGTCGCGCGGCCTCGCACGCGGAAGTTTCTGGGATTCACGTTCTCGGGCGGAGACAGGGCCAAAAGGCGCATTGCGCCCAAGGCACTGGCCCGCTTCAAGGAGCGCATCCGGGAACTGACTCAACGCAAACGAGGGATCAGCATTGAGCAGTTGATGGAGCGGCTAAAACGCTACCTCACCGGGTGGCGTGGCTACTTCGGCTTCTGCGAGACGCCAAGTACATTACAGCGACTTGATGAGTGGGTGCGCCGACGAGTTCGCTGCATCTTCTGGCAACAGTGGGGCAACAGCCGCAACCGGTTCCGGGAGTTGACGGGTCGCGGAATTGACCGGGAACTGGCCGCCCAAACGGTCGGTTCTCCTCACGCTGCATGGCGCCTGAGTCATAGTCCGGCCCTGCAACGTGCACTCACCAACCGCTATCTTGGCTCCCTCGGACTTCCATCGTTGCGACTATAG
- a CDS encoding Y4bD/Y4pK family protein codes for MGWAEICHPFHPLKGQRFPVLKRRRVSGIETLIVGHAKRGSFSIPREWTDWGSPVADPQAPACYFDPGMLLDLVALIEQITASTSTNSPIKGA; via the coding sequence TTGGGTTGGGCGGAGATCTGTCATCCATTTCATCCGCTTAAGGGCCAACGCTTTCCGGTGCTGAAGAGGCGACGCGTCTCGGGTATCGAAACGCTGATCGTGGGTCACGCAAAGCGCGGTAGTTTCAGCATTCCCCGCGAATGGACCGATTGGGGCTCGCCGGTTGCCGATCCGCAGGCCCCGGCATGCTACTTCGATCCCGGCATGCTGCTGGATCTGGTTGCCCTGATCGAGCAGATCACCGCGTCAACTTCTACGAACTCGCCGATCAAGGGAGCTTGA